The Notolabrus celidotus isolate fNotCel1 chromosome 23, fNotCel1.pri, whole genome shotgun sequence region TGTCCATAAAAAAATGCTTACAGGCCTTATCAAAGTCACAAACTGTCTTCAGCCACATGATCGTTTTTTAAAACAGCTCACGTGTCCCACATGGTGGATTTATTGCCTCTCTTTGTGAACTTGCAGGCTACGTCCAGGCGTCTCGTGCCCTCATGATCACATCTGTAGTGCTGGGCACCTTCGGACTGGTTGCGGCCCTGATAGGCATGCAGTGCTCGAAGGCTGCAGAGGGCAACGTAGTTCTTAAAGGGAGGATTGCTGGCACTGCTGGAGTACTTTTCATACTGCAAGGTAACAAAGACGAGGAAATGCATGTCAGAaatacacattttcaaaaactacttatcaatattttattgCACATTCAAATCAATTATCCATAGATTTCCTTCTGGTGACCTGAAAGACTTTGGACCCCATTTGTATCTTTAGAAGCTGCCAACTGCCATATATTGATTAAAgaatatctgattgtttttttatctaAAGGTGTGTGCACAATGGTCTCAGTCTCCTGGTACGCCTTCAACATCACTCAGGACTTCTTTGACCCGTTCTATCCGGGGATAAGGTGagactgtgtttgttgttgtcataGTGGAGAAAGGGGAGGGTAGAATAAAGTCTGATCTTGAGCCTCACACAAGAAACTTCCGTATGTCTCAGGTATGAAATCGGAGAAGCACTTTACATCGGCTGGTGCTCGGCTGTGCTCGCCATCGCCGGAGGAGCCTGCCTAACCTGCTCCTGCAGAATGGGGCATGAGGAAAAATAGTGAGTACATGTGTTGGTGTTTGATTCCATCcaatgtgtaaaaatgtgatataatgCATCCATACAACAGATCTACTGGTGTGAGGTCACTTTCACGTGTCAGACACTGAAATACAAGAAGATGAATCTGTGAAATAA contains the following coding sequences:
- the cldn15a gene encoding claudin-15a, which gives rise to MDPIVEVVAFILGFVGWVMVGVTLPNRYWKTSTVDGNVITTSTIYENLWMSCATDSTGVHNCREFPSLLALSGYVQASRALMITSVVLGTFGLVAALIGMQCSKAAEGNVVLKGRIAGTAGVLFILQGVCTMVSVSWYAFNITQDFFDPFYPGIRYEIGEALYIGWCSAVLAIAGGACLTCSCRMGHEEKYPLPYQSRGTAYSGPAQTRSVAASTYGRNAYV